In Coregonus clupeaformis isolate EN_2021a chromosome 7, ASM2061545v1, whole genome shotgun sequence, one genomic interval encodes:
- the LOC121570579 gene encoding interferon alpha-1-like: MALQAITWMSAFLCLAQVCSMPMPCHLQGELVRTTHNLLRDMGGHLHLECLQENVFMTFPAAAFATSGTPQLSSSGAKAIYDTLKNIDSLFGADDLPTKWDQQKLENFQNIIYRQIEESKCMMGSVDTSDYPIRAEGLKTYFGKIAAVLKEKNFSYCAWEVVRKELLYTLQFILKHNSDSLLWSNRT; this comes from the exons ATGGCACTTCAGGCTATTACTTGGATGAGCGCCTTCCTCTGCCTCGCACAAGTTTGCTCCATGCCCATGCCTTGCCACCTACAAGGAGAGCTGGTGCGAACAACCCACAACCTACTGAGAGACAtg GGGGGTCATTTGCATCTGGAGTGCCTGCAGGAGAATGTCTTCATGACATTCCCAGCCGCCGCATTTGCAACCTCCGGCACGCCACAG TTGAGCAGCAGTGGTGCAAAGGCTATTTATGATACATTGAAGAACATCGACTCATTATTTGGAGCTGACGACCTGCCAACTAAGTGGGACCAACAGAAGTTGGAGAATTTTCAGAATATTATATACCGCCAGATTGAAGAGAGCAAATGT ATGATGGGCAGTGTGGATACAAGTGATTATCCCATCAGGGCAGAGGGACTGAAGACATACTTTGGGAAGATTGCAGCAGTCCTAAAAGAAAAG AATTTCAGTTACTGCGCCTGGGAAGTGGTTCGAAAAGAACTCCTGTACACCCTACAGTTCATTCTGAAACACAACTCTGATAGCCTTCTGTGGTCCAACAGAACATGA